A single Inediibacterium massiliense DNA region contains:
- a CDS encoding glycosyltransferase family protein, with product MDLKKICFITCVNDKQKYKTALNYINLIKNVEGIQVEKICIDDARSMTEAYNRAMERTDAKYKVYMHQDVNILNKNFIYDVINIFKSNINIGMIGMAGSKIIPKSGVYSQSRFKYGNLMHIISPTGKKIYWKFGYFKNDYEKVKCIDGLMMITQYDIKWREDLFTGWHFYDISQSMEFIKAGYDVVVPKMEKVWCVHNCKRHDHQTYKDYDKYREIFIERYMDYLE from the coding sequence ATGGATTTAAAAAAAATTTGTTTTATAACCTGTGTCAATGATAAACAAAAATATAAGACTGCTTTAAATTATATAAATTTAATAAAGAATGTAGAAGGTATACAGGTAGAAAAAATATGTATAGATGATGCAAGATCTATGACAGAGGCATATAATAGGGCTATGGAAAGAACAGATGCAAAATATAAAGTATATATGCATCAAGATGTTAATATTTTAAATAAAAATTTTATATATGATGTGATCAATATTTTTAAGTCTAACATCAATATAGGCATGATAGGTATGGCAGGGTCTAAAATAATACCCAAAAGTGGCGTATATTCACAATCAAGATTTAAATATGGAAATCTAATGCATATCATTTCGCCAACTGGAAAGAAAATATATTGGAAATTCGGTTATTTTAAAAATGATTATGAAAAAGTAAAATGTATAGATGGATTAATGATGATTACCCAATATGATATTAAGTGGAGGGAAGATCTTTTTACAGGATGGCATTTTTATGATATTTCTCAGAGTATGGAGTTTATAAAGGCTGGGTATGATGTGGTTGTTCCTAAAATGGAAAAAGTATGGTGTGTTCATAACTGTAAAAGACATGATCATCAAACATATAAAGATTATGATAAATATAGAGAAATATTTATTGAGAGGTACATGGATTATTTAGAGTAG
- a CDS encoding ABC transporter permease: MITALSMEFYKIRCRRIGLTVFMIMGVQFMWALWAMRNMDAHKLSQGWMYCIYIFSQINCIMMPIVVAVVASRLSDIEHKGCTLKLLKTIMPDHQLFMAKFLCGTFYMIITVILQIGIMVFMDNLRGFTQEFPIGYFFYYILFTLLTNLTLLLLQFIFSLLFINQMIAFIIAIAGAFLGLYSLFVSENIARFVLWGYYGLLSPVRIDWNRSTRILNLYWTSIPLRECFILLGVFVLLYIIGKKLFIGKEI; encoded by the coding sequence ATGATTACAGCACTTTCTATGGAATTTTATAAAATACGTTGTCGTAGAATAGGACTTACTGTATTTATGATCATGGGTGTGCAGTTTATGTGGGCTTTATGGGCAATGAGAAATATGGACGCTCATAAATTATCACAAGGGTGGATGTATTGTATATATATTTTTTCACAAATTAATTGTATCATGATGCCAATTGTAGTGGCTGTTGTAGCATCGCGGTTGAGTGATATTGAGCATAAAGGATGTACTCTTAAATTACTAAAAACTATTATGCCTGATCATCAACTATTTATGGCAAAATTTTTATGTGGTACATTTTATATGATCATTACTGTGATTTTACAGATTGGAATTATGGTTTTTATGGACAATTTAAGAGGATTTACTCAAGAGTTTCCAATTGGTTATTTTTTCTACTATATATTATTTACTTTATTAACGAATTTAACTTTGTTATTGTTACAGTTTATATTTTCTTTACTATTCATCAATCAAATGATTGCATTTATTATAGCAATTGCTGGTGCATTTTTAGGTTTATATTCATTGTTTGTTTCTGAAAATATAGCTAGATTCGTATTATGGGGTTACTATGGTTTGTTATCACCAGTGAGAATAGATTGGAATAGAAGTACCCGTATCTTAAATCTTTATTGGACGTCTATTCCATTAAGAGAATGTTTCATATTACTTGGAGTATTTGTTTTATTATATATTATTGGAAAAAAACTTTTTATAGGGAAGGAGATTTAG
- a CDS encoding ABC transporter permease: MLVRALKAEQLKLRNSPIWMAFFIIPFISAVMGTFNYLNNTEVLSKEWYSLWTQHTLFYCYFCFPALIGVYCSYICRLEHMNNNWNGVMTMPIKISTIYFSKLITVIKITLCTQILVGILFYISGRIVGFHIPMPNELFLWLLFGFFASIAISSLQLAFSLVMRSFSIPIGIALIGGILGLVISAKGFGLYFPYSLFSIGMCSNNPSGNMEYDMITFMISCIVFVMIFSGLSILKMKRVGKDFLS; this comes from the coding sequence ATGCTGGTACGAGCATTAAAAGCAGAACAATTAAAACTTCGTAACTCTCCTATATGGATGGCATTTTTTATCATACCATTTATTTCAGCGGTTATGGGAACCTTTAACTATTTAAACAATACAGAGGTATTAAGTAAAGAATGGTATAGTCTTTGGACACAACATACATTATTTTATTGTTACTTTTGTTTTCCAGCTTTAATAGGAGTTTATTGTTCATACATATGTAGATTAGAGCATATGAATAACAATTGGAATGGTGTTATGACAATGCCAATTAAAATTAGCACTATTTATTTTTCAAAGCTTATTACAGTTATAAAAATCACATTGTGTACACAAATTCTTGTAGGAATACTATTCTATATTTCTGGAAGAATAGTAGGGTTTCATATTCCCATGCCTAACGAATTGTTTTTATGGTTGTTATTTGGTTTTTTTGCAAGTATTGCTATTTCGTCTCTTCAGCTTGCATTTTCACTTGTAATGCGTAGTTTTTCTATACCAATAGGGATTGCTTTGATTGGCGGTATTTTAGGTCTTGTAATTAGTGCAAAGGGATTTGGACTTTATTTTCCATATTCTTTATTTTCAATTGGAATGTGTTCAAACAATCCATCTGGGAATATGGAATATGATATGATTACTTTTATGATTTCCTGCATTGTATTTGTAATGATATTTAGTGGATTGAGCATTTTAAAAATGAAGAGAGTAGGAAAAGATTTTTTATCTTAG
- the rfbA gene encoding glucose-1-phosphate thymidylyltransferase RfbA, whose protein sequence is MKGIVLAGGLGTRLYPITKVISKHLLPVYDKPMIYYPVSVLLWAGIKEILIISNPWDLHMFKTLLGDGSQLGVSFSFAVQEKPRGIAEAFIIGREFIGEDKVALILGDNIFFGYTFTEIVQRATLLKEGAIIFGYYVKNPTDFGVVEIDYRGQGISLEEKPKRPKSNYAVPGLYFYDNEVVQIAQDIKPSHRGELEITSVNKEYLRRGKLNVKILERGIVWLDAGTYNRLMEASHFVESVQKKQGIHIACLEEITYRMEYIDKEQLLELAKPLLKTEYGRYLVDIGNRL, encoded by the coding sequence ATGAAGGGAATTGTATTAGCAGGAGGTTTAGGAACGAGATTATATCCAATTACGAAGGTAATATCAAAACATCTGTTACCAGTATATGATAAACCGATGATATATTATCCCGTATCAGTTTTATTGTGGGCAGGAATAAAAGAAATATTAATTATTTCAAACCCATGGGATTTACATATGTTTAAAACTTTATTAGGAGATGGGAGTCAATTAGGGGTTTCCTTTTCATTTGCGGTTCAAGAAAAGCCACGGGGGATTGCCGAAGCTTTTATAATAGGTAGAGAATTTATTGGTGAAGATAAGGTAGCTTTAATATTAGGTGACAATATATTTTTTGGATACACATTTACAGAGATCGTTCAAAGAGCTACTCTTTTAAAGGAAGGAGCTATTATATTTGGATATTATGTCAAAAATCCCACTGATTTTGGAGTTGTTGAAATAGATTATAGAGGTCAAGGTATATCTTTAGAAGAAAAGCCGAAGAGGCCTAAATCAAATTATGCAGTGCCAGGATTATATTTTTATGATAATGAAGTAGTTCAAATTGCTCAAGATATCAAACCATCTCATAGAGGAGAACTTGAAATAACTTCTGTCAACAAAGAATATTTAAGAAGAGGAAAACTAAATGTAAAAATACTTGAAAGAGGGATAGTGTGGTTAGATGCAGGGACATATAACAGACTTATGGAAGCTTCTCATTTTGTTGAAAGTGTTCAAAAAAAGCAAGGAATTCATATTGCTTGTTTAGAAGAAATTACATATAGAATGGAATATATAGATAAAGAACAGTTACTAGAACTAGCTAAGCCTCTTTTAAAGACGGAGTATGGAAGATATTTGGTAGATATAGGAAATAGATTATAA